The Theropithecus gelada isolate Dixy chromosome X, Tgel_1.0, whole genome shotgun sequence genome includes a window with the following:
- the CXHXorf40A gene encoding protein CXorf40A homolog isoform X2 translates to MNQLCCLAPVSALLQTAPKTLWDEPESAESQPLPLGLPWRGTSVTDGSSGPSGPQEARGTCEDGVKTVETRWHPLLSSQRNRTIAVHIAHRDWDDDAWQELLVERLGMTPAEIQALLRKGEKFGRGVIAGLIDIGETLQCPEDLTPDEVVELENQAVLTNLKQKYLTVISNPRWLLEPIPRKGGKDVFQNP, encoded by the exons CTGTCTCCGCCCTACTCCAGACCGCCCCAAAGACTCTGTGGGATGAACCTGAGTCAGCCGAATCCCAGCCCCTTCCCTTGGGCCTGCCGTGGCGCGGGACATCAGTGACAGACGGAAGCAGCGGACCATCAGG GCCACAGGAGGCCCGGGGCACTTGCGAAGATGGAGTCAAGACTGTGGAGACTCGTTGGCATCCCCTGCTGAGCAGCCAGCGGAACCGTACCATCGCCGTCCACATTGCTCACAGGGACTGGGATGACGATGCCTGGCAGGAGCTGCTGGTGGAGAGGCTGGGGATGACTCCTGCTGAGATTCAGGCTTTGCTCAGGAAAGGGGAGAAGTTTGGTCGAGGAGTGATAGCGG GACTCATTGACATTGGGGAAACTTTGCAATGCCCGGAAGACTTAACTCCCGATGAGGTTGTGGAGCTAGAGAATCAAGCTGTACTGACCAACCTGAAGCAGAAGTACCTGACTGTGATTTCAAACCCCAGGTGGTTACTGGAGCCCATACCTAGGAAAGGAGGCAAAGATGTATTCCAG
- the CXHXorf40A gene encoding protein CXorf40A homolog isoform X1: MNQLCCLAPVSALLQTAPKTLWDEPESAESQPLPLGLPWRGTSVTDGSSGPSGPQEARGTCEDGVKTVETRWHPLLSSQRNRTIAVHIAHRDWDDDAWQELLVERLGMTPAEIQALLRKGEKFGRGVIAGLIDIGETLQCPEDLTPDEVVELENQAVLTNLKQKYLTVISNPRWLLEPIPRKGGKDVFQVDIPEHLIPSGHEV; this comes from the exons CTGTCTCCGCCCTACTCCAGACCGCCCCAAAGACTCTGTGGGATGAACCTGAGTCAGCCGAATCCCAGCCCCTTCCCTTGGGCCTGCCGTGGCGCGGGACATCAGTGACAGACGGAAGCAGCGGACCATCAGG GCCACAGGAGGCCCGGGGCACTTGCGAAGATGGAGTCAAGACTGTGGAGACTCGTTGGCATCCCCTGCTGAGCAGCCAGCGGAACCGTACCATCGCCGTCCACATTGCTCACAGGGACTGGGATGACGATGCCTGGCAGGAGCTGCTGGTGGAGAGGCTGGGGATGACTCCTGCTGAGATTCAGGCTTTGCTCAGGAAAGGGGAGAAGTTTGGTCGAGGAGTGATAGCGG GACTCATTGACATTGGGGAAACTTTGCAATGCCCGGAAGACTTAACTCCCGATGAGGTTGTGGAGCTAGAGAATCAAGCTGTACTGACCAACCTGAAGCAGAAGTACCTGACTGTGATTTCAAACCCCAGGTGGTTACTGGAGCCCATACCTAGGAAAGGAGGCAAAGATGTATTCCAGGTAGACATCCCAGAGCACCTGATCCCTTCGGGGCATGAAGTGTGA